A single window of Anaerocolumna chitinilytica DNA harbors:
- a CDS encoding carbohydrate kinase family protein, with product MRFDLIGMDSPCVDLAVNVEQIPQPNHGEPIRNVSWQGGGKVATGLIAAARLGVKAAVIGNTGTDIYGAFIEADFTRHGVDTKYLLKREGKTSHFDIVISDKKTGGRNILYYPGSAQPMSEEELPLHYLQNIKYFYIARLDEITRKAARFAKASGAKILIDADSGLNNLIEHIGLIDILIGSEFIYNSLFSDSDYERNCRALREKGPETVIFTFGEKGLVGVSEEGYFEIPAYQVETVDTVGAGDVFHGAFAAGLLENLNAKEAARFAAAVSAIKCTRIGGRAGIPDKVTVRSFMETGIIDYTEIDTRVEFYQRGIEHV from the coding sequence TTGAGATTTGATCTGATAGGAATGGACAGTCCTTGTGTAGACCTTGCAGTCAATGTGGAGCAAATCCCTCAGCCAAACCATGGTGAGCCTATAAGAAATGTAAGCTGGCAGGGAGGCGGAAAGGTAGCAACGGGACTAATTGCTGCTGCAAGACTTGGTGTGAAGGCCGCGGTAATCGGCAACACCGGCACGGATATCTACGGAGCTTTTATTGAAGCGGATTTTACCCGCCATGGGGTAGATACGAAGTATCTGTTAAAACGAGAGGGAAAAACCAGTCATTTTGATATTGTAATCAGTGATAAGAAAACCGGCGGAAGAAATATTCTTTATTACCCGGGAAGTGCGCAGCCTATGTCTGAAGAAGAGCTGCCCCTTCATTACTTACAGAATATAAAGTATTTTTATATAGCCAGATTAGATGAAATTACAAGAAAAGCTGCTAGATTTGCGAAGGCGTCAGGAGCAAAGATCTTAATAGATGCAGACTCCGGACTGAATAACTTAATAGAACATATAGGATTAATTGATATACTTATTGGCTCTGAATTCATATACAACAGTTTATTTTCAGACTCCGATTATGAAAGGAACTGCCGAGCATTAAGGGAGAAAGGTCCCGAGACTGTAATCTTTACCTTTGGAGAAAAGGGACTTGTAGGTGTTTCAGAAGAAGGATACTTTGAAATACCGGCCTATCAGGTAGAGACAGTTGATACAGTAGGGGCAGGAGATGTTTTTCATGGGGCATTTGCCGCAGGGCTTTTAGAAAATCTCAATGCAAAGGAAGCCGCTAGATTCGCCGCAGCTGTATCAGCAATCAAATGTACACGGATCGGTGGAAGAGCCGGAATACCGGATAAGGTTACGGTAAGAAGCTTTATGGAGACAGGTATAATTGATTATACGGAAATAGATACAAGAGTTGAATTCTATCAAAGGGGGATTGAGCATGTATAA
- a CDS encoding DUF3502 domain-containing protein: protein MRKIKKLCSLLLVASLVVSMAACGKKENTSGNNTGNTATPTESTEATPTETAAATPDISKKADLVFYVMGDAPKDEQVVEDAINKVLLEKANATVDFQFSTWTDWSQKYNLELTSGSADLIYTANWVNYATLANSGAFADLTDMIATDAPNIAKSMDPSLLDQCKVGGKLYAIPNTWPEYTVSGVSYRDDLRTKYNLPVPNSVENLEAYLLGIKQNDPKQGLLSVTTGESSGLQVAFDAANILNFKYPWVTPNGLPYGLAANYDTPSDVYDYWNSDDFVTDMKLLKKFADEGFWSRSALSDTNDSEAYNNGICAAVVAGQNPNKNIAAITNFAEKHPDWKSEYVAYGETTGVIFPAHATQNATAVLASSKNQDRALMVLDLFLYDKELNDLVEYGIKGTHYDVDANGNYKNLSENYKYENMNTWDLRNGDFKLPQESDTILNQMFSKYSEIAAKTKFPNVNVFGGFAEDYSQYEVERSAVSDVMRQYLAPLQAGLVADVDKAVAEFRTKVKDAGIETCQEQFKTQWAAYCEEHGYK from the coding sequence ATGAGAAAAATTAAAAAGCTTTGCAGTTTACTTCTTGTAGCTTCTTTAGTGGTTTCTATGGCCGCTTGCGGTAAGAAAGAAAACACTTCAGGAAATAACACAGGAAACACAGCGACTCCCACAGAGAGCACTGAAGCAACACCCACCGAGACAGCAGCAGCTACCCCGGACATTTCCAAAAAAGCAGATTTAGTATTTTATGTAATGGGTGATGCTCCCAAGGATGAACAAGTTGTAGAAGATGCAATTAACAAGGTTTTATTAGAGAAAGCAAATGCTACTGTTGATTTCCAGTTTTCCACATGGACTGACTGGAGCCAGAAATATAACTTAGAGCTTACATCCGGATCTGCAGATCTTATCTATACTGCAAACTGGGTTAACTATGCAACATTAGCTAATTCAGGTGCTTTCGCAGATCTTACAGACATGATTGCAACCGATGCTCCTAATATTGCAAAATCTATGGATCCCAGCTTATTAGACCAGTGTAAGGTTGGCGGAAAGCTTTATGCTATTCCTAATACATGGCCTGAATATACAGTAAGTGGTGTTTCCTACAGAGATGATTTAAGAACAAAGTACAATCTTCCTGTTCCTAACTCCGTAGAGAACTTAGAAGCTTATCTTCTTGGAATTAAGCAGAATGATCCGAAACAAGGTTTATTATCTGTAACAACAGGTGAAAGCTCAGGCTTACAGGTTGCTTTTGATGCTGCTAATATTCTTAACTTCAAGTATCCTTGGGTAACTCCTAATGGTTTACCTTATGGTCTTGCAGCTAACTATGATACTCCTTCTGACGTATATGATTACTGGAATTCCGATGATTTTGTAACAGACATGAAACTTCTGAAGAAATTTGCTGATGAAGGCTTCTGGTCAAGAAGTGCCTTATCTGATACAAATGATTCTGAAGCATATAACAATGGTATCTGTGCAGCAGTTGTTGCAGGACAGAATCCTAACAAGAACATTGCAGCTATTACAAACTTTGCAGAGAAACATCCTGATTGGAAATCCGAATATGTAGCATACGGTGAAACAACAGGCGTTATCTTCCCTGCACATGCTACACAGAATGCAACAGCAGTTTTAGCAAGCTCTAAGAATCAGGACAGAGCATTAATGGTACTTGATTTATTCCTGTATGATAAAGAATTAAACGATCTTGTTGAATATGGTATCAAGGGAACTCACTATGATGTAGATGCTAATGGTAACTATAAGAATCTTTCTGAAAATTACAAGTATGAAAACATGAATACTTGGGATTTAAGAAACGGTGATTTCAAACTTCCTCAGGAAAGTGATACAATCTTAAATCAGATGTTCTCCAAATACAGTGAAATTGCAGCTAAAACAAAATTCCCTAATGTAAATGTTTTTGGTGGTTTTGCTGAAGATTACAGCCAGTATGAAGTTGAAAGAAGTGCCGTATCTGATGTTATGAGACAGTATTTAGCACCTCTGCAGGCTGGTCTTGTAGCTGATGTTGATAAAGCGGTTGCTGAATTCAGAACGAAAGTTAAAGATGCTGGTATTGAAACATGCCAGGAGCAGTTTAAGACACAGTGGGCTGCTTACTGCGAAGAGCACGGATATAAATAG
- a CDS encoding ABC transporter permease — protein MKSKENQKPEPGLTAIFEKEYLGKKLGLLAGIVASVITLLLSIPFVQWIYINNPNSLFKSMGLKEDVISKLMSSYNLYDILTFVKLTKQGNIGLFTMILVLLFIASIYFNIVLLVRVFVKKKESKGNLHLYFTVKSAMVFNVILSVAAIIFMPFANKKIGADAIFVSPIVYVILLISILAYISVMTIEKREREIYREHGLFHELRKNWVLFAMLIPAAVYLLINNYLPMVGVYYAFTSFNFRDGLWASPFVGMKNFEYLLKADLFKLTKNTILYNFVFISLGNILQIVFAIFVSQVGVRWFKKTSQTLMFMPYFVSFVILKVLVYNLFEYDSGVVNTMVVAMGGQKIDFYNTPHYWPFLITIFYIWKNIGYGMVVYLATIMGISDEYYDAAKVDGANIIQQIRYITLPLIKPTFIILFLFSLGSIMKGQFELFYQMVGTNGVLYNATDIFDTYVYRITTTQPLSIGIGTAAGLYQSLFGFILILVTNYVVKKKNSDYALF, from the coding sequence ATGAAAAGTAAAGAAAATCAAAAACCGGAACCTGGTCTGACGGCGATATTTGAAAAAGAATACCTTGGTAAAAAGCTTGGACTACTAGCCGGTATAGTGGCATCAGTGATTACATTGCTTTTATCAATTCCTTTTGTGCAATGGATTTATATTAACAATCCAAATTCGCTCTTTAAGAGTATGGGACTTAAAGAAGATGTAATCAGTAAATTAATGTCCAGTTATAATTTGTATGATATCTTGACATTTGTAAAACTTACAAAACAAGGTAACATAGGACTTTTTACCATGATTCTGGTGCTGCTTTTTATAGCATCCATTTACTTTAATATTGTACTTCTTGTTAGAGTATTTGTAAAAAAGAAGGAATCAAAAGGCAATCTGCATTTATATTTCACAGTGAAATCAGCAATGGTATTTAATGTGATACTTTCAGTTGCAGCGATTATATTTATGCCCTTTGCCAATAAGAAAATCGGTGCAGATGCAATTTTTGTTTCTCCCATTGTTTATGTAATATTATTAATTTCTATACTGGCCTATATCTCAGTAATGACAATTGAGAAAAGGGAGAGAGAGATTTACAGGGAGCATGGTTTATTTCATGAATTAAGAAAAAATTGGGTTCTTTTTGCTATGTTAATTCCTGCCGCAGTTTATCTTTTAATAAACAATTACCTTCCTATGGTGGGTGTGTATTATGCATTTACCTCCTTTAATTTCCGTGACGGATTATGGGCAAGCCCTTTTGTAGGAATGAAGAATTTCGAATATCTGTTAAAAGCGGATTTATTTAAACTAACGAAAAACACAATACTTTATAACTTTGTATTTATTTCCTTAGGTAACATTTTACAGATTGTATTTGCAATCTTTGTTAGCCAGGTTGGTGTCAGATGGTTTAAAAAGACCTCCCAGACTTTGATGTTTATGCCTTACTTCGTATCATTCGTTATTCTTAAGGTTTTGGTTTATAACTTATTTGAATATGACTCCGGTGTTGTAAACACTATGGTGGTTGCGATGGGAGGTCAAAAAATAGACTTCTATAACACACCTCACTATTGGCCATTCCTGATTACAATCTTTTATATCTGGAAAAATATCGGCTACGGTATGGTTGTTTATCTTGCAACTATAATGGGCATCAGCGATGAATATTATGATGCGGCAAAAGTAGATGGTGCGAACATCATACAGCAGATACGTTATATCACATTACCGCTAATTAAACCTACTTTTATCATCCTGTTCTTATTCTCATTAGGAAGCATTATGAAAGGACAGTTCGAATTGTTCTATCAGATGGTTGGAACAAATGGTGTATTATACAATGCGACGGATATTTTTGATACCTATGTATACCGTATCACTACGACTCAACCGTTAAGCATCGGTATTGGTACAGCAGCAGGTCTTTATCAGTCCTTATTCGGATTCATCTTAATATTAGTAACAAACTATGTCGTAAAGAAAAAGAATTCGGATTATGCATTATTCTAA
- a CDS encoding aldo/keto reductase — MRYKHFKNADVSVSSLAVGTWAIGVENYGQVDRQEAIKGIRAMIDNGVNLVDTAPCYGNGASEMIVGEAIREVPRDKILVSTKFGLVPDIYKGGYTRNASYKNVMREIESSLLNLKLDYVDFYFVHWPDLDTPIDETMAALHTLKQQGKIRFAGVSNFSEEQILEAEKYLQIDVQQPPFSMVNQKFTELLKWGEERNIDSLTYGSLGAGILSGAIRELPKYEKGDLRMTFYDFYKEPKFSIIMELLKTMDKIANAHGKPVAQVAINWSTQKSFVGTALIGVRNEKEAKENCAAFDWCLLEEEMKLLDSELNRLQLG, encoded by the coding sequence ATGAGATATAAACATTTTAAAAATGCAGATGTTTCAGTTTCCTCACTTGCTGTGGGAACTTGGGCTATCGGTGTTGAGAATTATGGACAGGTAGACAGGCAGGAAGCTATCAAAGGAATCCGTGCCATGATTGATAACGGGGTAAATCTGGTAGATACGGCACCCTGCTATGGCAATGGTGCTTCCGAGATGATTGTAGGAGAGGCTATCAGAGAAGTTCCCAGAGACAAGATATTGGTGTCAACGAAATTTGGTTTGGTACCAGATATCTATAAGGGTGGTTATACCCGTAATGCCAGCTATAAGAATGTTATGAGAGAGATAGAAAGTTCCTTATTAAACCTTAAGCTGGATTATGTGGACTTTTATTTTGTGCACTGGCCCGATCTTGATACTCCAATAGATGAAACAATGGCGGCTTTACATACATTAAAGCAGCAGGGAAAGATTCGATTTGCAGGAGTGTCCAATTTTTCAGAAGAACAAATTCTGGAAGCTGAAAAGTATCTGCAAATTGATGTGCAGCAGCCTCCTTTCTCCATGGTAAATCAGAAATTTACAGAGCTCTTAAAATGGGGAGAAGAAAGAAATATTGATTCTTTAACCTATGGCTCCTTAGGTGCCGGTATTCTGTCAGGAGCTATTAGAGAGCTTCCAAAATATGAAAAAGGTGATTTAAGAATGACCTTCTATGATTTTTATAAAGAACCGAAATTCTCTATCATTATGGAACTCTTAAAAACAATGGACAAAATTGCGAATGCTCATGGAAAACCGGTAGCACAGGTTGCAATTAACTGGAGCACACAAAAGAGTTTTGTTGGTACCGCATTAATTGGGGTAAGAAATGAAAAAGAAGCAAAAGAAAACTGTGCTGCTTTTGACTGGTGCTTATTAGAAGAAGAGATGAAATTGTTAGACAGCGAATTGAATCGGCTGCAGCTTGGTTAA
- a CDS encoding LacI family DNA-binding transcriptional regulator, producing the protein MKKATIKDVAKEAGVSISTVSNALNNSPLVSEDTKNRIIQIAENIKYVPNMNGKMLKARKSMTVGVFSSSVSGHYFYILVDSVFKELRRRGFGLNIVINKDKRALLSNVLSKNFDGIIVFDNERVGEHEVELIVQNQIKTVFLDRDLNGADVSSVLFDSYKSGYDLTKYLIHLGHKRIYFIEGEENTYDNLERKRGYTTALKEIGVEIKEEYFFKGMFEESYAYNDVISRFRLGNSQIPDAIVAANDYSAIGCIKAFSRLGYRVPEDISVVGFDDIEVARYFTPTLTTVRNPIARQGIRAVEILMDMMNNDMPGVSEHLAGEIIYRDSAKAKVL; encoded by the coding sequence GTGAAAAAAGCAACTATAAAAGATGTAGCGAAAGAAGCAGGAGTGTCTATTTCCACAGTGTCTAATGCTTTGAATAACTCGCCTCTTGTAAGCGAAGATACAAAAAACAGAATCATTCAAATAGCAGAGAACATCAAATATGTACCAAATATGAACGGAAAAATGCTAAAGGCCAGAAAGAGCATGACTGTAGGGGTTTTTTCCTCCAGTGTGAGCGGACATTATTTCTATATTCTGGTGGATTCCGTATTTAAGGAATTAAGACGAAGAGGTTTCGGACTTAATATTGTTATTAATAAAGACAAGCGTGCTCTCTTAAGCAATGTTTTAAGCAAGAATTTTGATGGAATTATCGTGTTTGATAATGAACGTGTGGGAGAACATGAAGTTGAATTAATCGTGCAGAATCAGATAAAGACAGTATTTTTAGACAGAGATCTTAACGGAGCGGATGTTTCAAGTGTTTTATTTGATTCCTATAAATCAGGTTATGACCTGACAAAATACCTGATTCATCTGGGGCATAAGCGTATCTACTTTATCGAAGGAGAAGAAAATACATATGATAATCTGGAACGAAAAAGAGGTTATACAACAGCTCTGAAAGAAATTGGTGTTGAAATAAAAGAGGAGTATTTTTTCAAGGGAATGTTTGAAGAAAGCTATGCTTACAATGATGTTATCTCTCGATTCCGCCTGGGTAATTCTCAGATTCCGGATGCGATTGTTGCCGCCAACGATTATAGCGCGATCGGTTGTATTAAGGCATTCAGCAGGTTAGGCTACAGGGTGCCTGAGGATATCAGTGTGGTTGGATTTGATGATATTGAAGTAGCAAGATACTTTACACCTACCCTTACTACCGTGAGAAATCCTATTGCAAGACAGGGTATACGTGCGGTAGAGATATTAATGGACATGATGAATAATGATATGCCAGGAGTTTCAGAACATTTAGCCGGTGAGATTATTTATAGAGATTCAGCGAAGGCAAAGGTACTCTGA
- a CDS encoding ROK family transcriptional regulator, whose protein sequence is MSIDNRKSSSPLSRKPKNIKYYNQKLVLSLLRTCDTMTASEISERISLSVTSVTKILAALQKYKLVKSMGKGSSTEEGGKKPELYALNDTHKYIIAIHSGIGYIDCVLYNLKCDLVNKLSVKYREQANYDTCMEDIAHSAEELLALSDLLKEDIYGVIVGFDGIVDADNGVLLFPIHNTTWGRNLKIIDKLKELMPGFENLHINNGSRLSGYAELLKHPEYADESVTVLISGSYTGGCVLDHGKLIQGANGFVGEFGHITVASAEETEKCACGNSGCFETLVSPKAIQRYAKDTKKDYPNSPLLKEEGKLQYLSIFKASNEGDAFACRIMDKIISYFVLLIRNMILIHNPRVIVLQGIYTQAGDYFLNKLQSEIHSLPFFKIEKEFNLVYSDIGLSQGCFTGGALILADQYFNETEIYEL, encoded by the coding sequence ATGAGTATTGATAATAGAAAATCTTCTTCTCCTTTAAGCAGAAAACCTAAAAATATAAAATATTATAATCAGAAGCTTGTGTTGTCTCTTTTGAGAACCTGTGATACCATGACTGCCAGTGAGATTTCAGAGCGTATTAGTCTAAGTGTAACCTCCGTAACAAAGATTCTGGCGGCACTGCAGAAATATAAGCTTGTGAAATCCATGGGTAAAGGGAGTTCTACAGAGGAAGGCGGAAAGAAGCCGGAGCTTTATGCCCTGAACGATACACATAAATATATTATTGCTATACATTCTGGAATCGGATATATCGACTGTGTTTTATATAATCTAAAATGTGATCTGGTGAATAAACTATCCGTAAAATACAGAGAACAGGCTAATTATGATACCTGCATGGAGGATATTGCACATTCTGCAGAGGAACTGCTAGCTTTAAGTGACCTCTTAAAAGAAGATATCTATGGTGTAATTGTAGGATTTGACGGAATTGTGGATGCTGATAATGGAGTACTTCTTTTTCCCATTCATAATACGACTTGGGGAAGAAACTTAAAAATCATAGATAAATTAAAGGAACTTATGCCGGGTTTTGAGAATCTCCATATAAATAATGGAAGCAGGCTTTCCGGATATGCAGAACTCCTTAAGCATCCGGAATACGCAGATGAGAGCGTAACAGTATTAATCTCCGGTTCCTACACCGGAGGGTGCGTACTGGACCATGGGAAGTTAATACAGGGAGCTAATGGATTTGTAGGAGAATTCGGGCATATTACAGTAGCATCAGCAGAGGAAACCGAGAAATGTGCCTGTGGGAATTCCGGCTGCTTTGAGACTTTGGTATCCCCAAAAGCGATACAAAGGTATGCAAAGGACACAAAAAAGGACTATCCGAATTCGCCTCTGCTGAAAGAGGAGGGGAAGCTTCAATATTTAAGTATATTTAAAGCTTCCAACGAAGGAGATGCCTTTGCCTGCAGGATAATGGACAAGATAATATCTTATTTTGTTTTACTTATCCGAAATATGATATTAATTCATAATCCCAGAGTAATCGTGCTTCAGGGAATCTATACTCAGGCAGGAGATTACTTCTTAAACAAGCTTCAAAGTGAGATACACTCACTTCCATTTTTTAAGATAGAAAAGGAGTTCAACCTTGTTTACTCTGATATTGGCCTGAGTCAGGGCTGTTTTACAGGCGGGGCACTGATTTTAGCAGACCAGTACTTTAATGAAACGGAGATATATGAATTGTAA
- a CDS encoding L-fucose/L-arabinose isomerase family protein: MYKQTVVLGVVPVKRGFLSMEEARRQKDKFMKVIRGVKPEAVKIIDVDDLSENGIMWELDKVPAVIDKLKANSIDALFIPFCDFGEEQVVAEIARAFDIPVLIWGARDERPNTLESRGRDTQCGMFAATKVLSRYGVKYSYIYNCETESPEFEKGYENFIRVAAVIKALKGLRVAKIGERPGPFMSVMTNDANLMKHFGITVVPISPFRIAETATKLIKEQTEDFVTYYEELTGRMDCSTMKTDEIEKAAGVKLAVKKHMEENRCSVGAFECWSAFPGLIGICPCVALGELADEGMPLACETDVNGAITMAILRACDLYENAEFLADLTIRHPENENGELLWHCGPFPYSLKAKNSSAALVNAQEQFELKQGDLTICRFDELDGKYSLFAGEAKTTTGPKTSGTYVWMEVDNWKRWEEKLMFGPYIHHVGGVYGKYLPILREAARYLGIEFDDAHKEGIHSL, encoded by the coding sequence ATGTATAAACAAACGGTTGTATTGGGAGTGGTTCCGGTTAAAAGAGGTTTCCTAAGCATGGAGGAAGCACGAAGGCAAAAGGATAAATTCATGAAAGTAATACGGGGAGTGAAACCGGAGGCTGTAAAAATCATAGACGTGGATGACTTATCTGAGAATGGAATCATGTGGGAACTGGATAAGGTGCCTGCTGTTATTGACAAATTAAAGGCTAATAGTATAGACGCCTTGTTCATTCCCTTCTGTGATTTCGGAGAAGAGCAGGTGGTTGCTGAAATAGCAAGAGCATTTGACATACCTGTGCTGATCTGGGGTGCCAGAGATGAAAGACCGAATACGTTAGAGTCAAGAGGAAGGGATACCCAGTGCGGCATGTTTGCCGCTACCAAGGTGCTTAGCCGTTATGGTGTAAAATACAGTTATATCTATAACTGTGAGACCGAAAGCCCGGAATTTGAAAAAGGATATGAGAACTTCATCCGGGTTGCAGCGGTTATCAAAGCCCTGAAGGGCTTAAGGGTTGCCAAGATTGGAGAACGTCCGGGGCCTTTTATGAGCGTCATGACAAACGATGCCAATCTGATGAAACATTTTGGAATAACGGTAGTGCCGATTTCACCCTTTAGGATTGCAGAGACTGCGACGAAATTAATCAAAGAACAGACGGAAGATTTTGTAACCTATTATGAGGAATTGACCGGACGAATGGATTGCAGCACCATGAAGACAGATGAAATAGAAAAGGCAGCCGGAGTAAAATTAGCAGTAAAAAAGCACATGGAAGAAAATCGCTGCAGTGTAGGTGCCTTTGAATGCTGGTCTGCTTTTCCCGGATTAATCGGAATCTGTCCCTGTGTAGCCTTAGGTGAACTGGCGGACGAAGGTATGCCCTTAGCTTGTGAAACCGATGTAAATGGTGCTATCACTATGGCGATATTAAGAGCCTGTGACCTTTATGAGAATGCTGAATTCTTAGCGGACCTTACAATACGTCATCCAGAAAATGAAAATGGAGAGCTCTTATGGCATTGCGGACCATTTCCGTATTCATTAAAAGCAAAGAACAGCTCGGCTGCTTTGGTTAATGCACAGGAACAGTTTGAGTTAAAGCAGGGTGACCTTACAATCTGCCGATTTGATGAGCTTGACGGCAAGTATTCCTTATTCGCCGGTGAGGCGAAGACAACAACAGGTCCAAAGACCAGCGGGACCTATGTATGGATGGAGGTAGATAACTGGAAGCGTTGGGAAGAGAAGCTTATGTTTGGTCCTTACATTCATCATGTAGGCGGAGTATACGGAAAATATCTTCCTATATTAAGAGAAGCCGCCCGCTATCTTGGAATCGAGTTTGACGATGCTCACAAAGAAGGTATTCATAGTTTGTAG
- a CDS encoding Nif3-like dinuclear metal center hexameric protein: MTIGEVIAAIEANYPTVGLDTVDTIKFGNADSEVTGIVTTCCATVEVIRKAAELGYNFIITHEPTFYTHEDKTGYLEGDSVYEEKCRLLKENGITIWRDHDHIHENDPDLIFSGVMQDLGWEDYCVEYFEDWKAPLVYEIPTVTVKELCGHLKEKLGIQTTRVIGDVNAVVSRVLFIGGGHVTFDETLTSLFIKHKADVLIAGELLDWTVASYIRDAAFLGKNKAAIHLGHFNSEEPGMKYYPVWLSKLLEERIPVTFIASGDPYHYE; encoded by the coding sequence ATGACAATTGGTGAAGTGATTGCAGCAATAGAAGCTAATTACCCGACGGTTGGTTTGGATACGGTTGATACCATTAAGTTCGGCAATGCTGACAGTGAGGTAACGGGTATTGTAACGACCTGCTGTGCTACGGTAGAGGTTATCAGAAAAGCAGCAGAATTAGGTTATAATTTTATCATAACGCATGAACCTACTTTTTATACCCATGAAGATAAAACCGGTTATCTGGAAGGTGATTCAGTATATGAGGAAAAATGCAGACTTTTAAAGGAGAATGGGATTACAATATGGAGAGATCATGACCACATACATGAAAATGATCCGGATTTGATTTTCAGTGGTGTTATGCAGGACCTTGGCTGGGAAGATTATTGTGTGGAATATTTTGAAGATTGGAAAGCTCCGTTGGTATATGAGATTCCCACTGTAACGGTGAAGGAGTTATGCGGGCATTTAAAGGAGAAGCTTGGTATTCAGACAACAAGGGTTATTGGAGATGTGAATGCAGTTGTTTCCAGAGTACTTTTTATCGGCGGAGGACATGTGACTTTTGATGAAACCCTTACCTCCCTTTTTATTAAACATAAGGCAGATGTGTTAATTGCAGGAGAGTTATTAGACTGGACAGTGGCATCTTATATTCGAGATGCTGCATTTTTAGGAAAGAATAAAGCAGCCATTCATCTTGGGCATTTTAATAGTGAGGAACCGGGAATGAAATACTATCCTGTATGGCTTTCAAAGCTGCTTGAAGAAAGGATACCGGTGACATTTATTGCATCAGGAGACCCTTATCATTATGAATAA
- a CDS encoding carbohydrate ABC transporter permease yields the protein MKIKQSSSTIVFKVVIYVLLAIMAVVCVFPFIIIVSGSFTDNYTILTEGYGILPRNFTISAYKTIFKAPQDILQAYKMNFYYTIVGTGIGLFIITMTAYVISRPEFKYRNNISFMIYFTSIFGGGMIPWYLMYTSVLGLKGSTFAIWFPALMSPFLVILMRTFIKESVPDAIAESAKIDGAGHVTIFLKIVMPVLGPGLATIGLFLAIGYWNDWYRSSMFSTSSKTWELQFYLYDLLNTTQALKQMAQNTSVSTADLPSESIKLAMAVVATGPVLLFYPFVQKYFVSGITVGAVKG from the coding sequence ATGAAGATAAAGCAATCAAGCTCAACAATTGTTTTTAAAGTAGTTATATATGTTTTACTGGCTATTATGGCTGTGGTATGTGTGTTCCCGTTTATTATTATCGTTTCCGGTTCCTTTACGGATAACTATACTATTTTGACCGAAGGTTATGGGATATTACCAAGAAACTTTACTATTTCAGCTTACAAGACGATATTTAAAGCTCCTCAGGATATTCTGCAGGCTTATAAGATGAACTTCTACTATACCATTGTTGGTACAGGCATCGGTCTCTTCATTATTACTATGACTGCTTATGTTATCTCAAGACCTGAGTTTAAGTATCGCAATAACATATCATTTATGATTTATTTTACAAGTATATTTGGCGGCGGTATGATTCCCTGGTATTTAATGTACACCAGTGTACTTGGTTTAAAGGGTTCCACCTTTGCTATTTGGTTCCCGGCTTTAATGAGCCCATTCCTGGTAATTTTAATGAGAACCTTCATTAAAGAATCTGTACCGGATGCTATTGCAGAATCAGCAAAAATTGACGGTGCAGGACATGTAACTATTTTTCTTAAGATAGTAATGCCGGTACTTGGACCCGGATTAGCAACAATCGGGTTATTCCTTGCAATCGGTTATTGGAACGACTGGTACCGTTCCTCTATGTTTAGTACCAGCAGTAAGACCTGGGAATTACAGTTTTATCTGTATGATTTGCTTAACACGACTCAGGCATTAAAACAAATGGCTCAGAATACCAGCGTATCCACAGCAGATCTGCCTTCCGAATCCATTAAGCTTGCGATGGCGGTTGTTGCTACTGGCCCGGTATTGTTATTCTATCCCTTTGTACAGAAGTATTTTGTCTCCGGTATTACAGTAGGAGCTGTAAAGGGCTGA